From a single Maritimibacter sp. DP1N21-5 genomic region:
- a CDS encoding GNAT family N-acetyltransferase — MAETQVAATPRVRELSRYDFPDLHRLLSALSRDNPVPEGPTGEAILYEILAMPGTSLFGAECEGRIVATAMLSILPNLTYGGRPLARIENVVTLPDYRGRGFASAVMTAAIDKARAKNCADISLLSPKSFHAEGFYRKLGFKDDTVGLHLFIG, encoded by the coding sequence ATGGCCGAGACACAGGTGGCCGCTACACCACGGGTGCGTGAACTGTCGCGCTACGACTTCCCGGACCTCCACCGTCTTCTCAGCGCCCTGAGCCGCGACAACCCCGTGCCAGAGGGCCCGACGGGCGAAGCGATCCTTTACGAAATTCTCGCGATGCCCGGCACATCGCTCTTCGGCGCGGAATGCGAAGGGCGGATCGTGGCGACCGCGATGCTGTCGATCCTGCCGAACCTTACCTATGGCGGCAGGCCATTGGCCCGGATCGAGAACGTCGTGACGCTGCCCGATTACCGGGGGCGCGGCTTTGCCTCTGCCGTCATGACCGCCGCCATCGACAAGGCGCGGGCCAAGAACTGCGCTGACATTTCGCTGCTCTCGCCCAAGTCGTTCCATGCCGAGGGGTTCTACCGCAAGCTCGGGTTCAAGGACGATACGGTGGGGCTTCATCTTTTCATCGGCTAA
- a CDS encoding AAA family ATPase: MLIFLNGFPGTGKLTIGQALMDRLGGRLLDVHTQMNIAYALTEFKSPAFYDTVRAVWDIADGLITSLPDDTPVILTDALREGSDWSAEAWARIERLAEARGPLYVVHVHCDPDENVRRIGSAGREAMAKSRKRALALQYHEEGQLLMGRDADRVLSLDTTELTAEECAEAIADWIVTKGGPAQ; the protein is encoded by the coding sequence ATGCTGATATTTCTCAATGGCTTCCCGGGAACGGGCAAACTCACCATCGGTCAGGCGCTCATGGATCGTCTGGGCGGCAGGCTTCTCGACGTGCACACGCAGATGAACATCGCCTATGCTCTGACCGAGTTCAAATCTCCTGCCTTCTACGACACCGTGCGCGCGGTCTGGGACATTGCCGACGGGCTGATCACGTCACTGCCTGACGATACGCCGGTCATCCTGACCGATGCTCTGCGCGAAGGGTCCGACTGGTCGGCCGAAGCCTGGGCCCGGATCGAACGGCTGGCCGAGGCCCGCGGGCCGCTCTATGTCGTGCATGTCCATTGCGACCCGGACGAGAACGTGCGCCGGATCGGCTCGGCCGGTCGCGAAGCGATGGCCAAGTCGCGCAAGCGGGCGCTCGCCCTGCAATACCACGAAGAAGGCCAACTTCTCATGGGGCGGGATGCCGACCGTGTCCTGTCGCTCGACACCACCGAGCTGACCGCCGAGGAATGCGCCGAAGCCATCGCGGACTGGATCGTGACGAAAGGGGGACCGGCCCAATAA
- a CDS encoding TRAP transporter large permease subunit, whose protein sequence is MELFFLLLLIGIMAAALGSGYPVAFALPGAAIITIGLAALAGYLGAGSTDAYFHSGGPQQWLTAGVTNLRGVYWEVERDTLIAIPLFIFMGIMLQRSKIAEDLLVTMAQLFGPVPGGLGISVVFVGALLAATTGIVGATVVAMGMISLPAMLRSNYSTPLATGTIAASGTLGQIIPPSIVLIILADQLASAADQASNLRKSLYTEATGDLQMPSLFDVSGTSAGEMFLGALVPGLLLVAIYMIYILVFAVIRPKAAPAVHDKTQKWDLAFWGSVFLSLVPPLALIFLVLGSIIGGIATVNQAGAIGAAGALIMASYRLPKPGTRALFGPALVAILALVLVGVALSFFEMNVKSIDTPQDMLGIAIGAFATVLLIISLAWAALRAIRIEDTLQGVMLETAKTTSLVFIILLGAAMLTAAFRGFGGEELVREFLNGMPGGFWTQFFIVMAVIFVLGFFLDFIEIAVVVVPIVAPILLSDPGANVTAVWLGVMIGLNLQTSFLTPPFGFALFYLRGVAPAVVRTMQIYKGVVPFIGLQLLALVIVGTYPPLVNYLPNRSSFLSETAPPPRNPKLQLCIEDYVGAELARDPSTSQAIEAARALDLSVLPEDMAEDFADGVTAAEEAVAGMAEIKETDDAVLAAAVAYRPVQTQVRSLEKQIRRIVEERDVKTTTIGRLRGESFEDRRAELQAEVDALDAEIAALETQIPEDWDATHDTFAELTAAEEDARNAYRRSADDAYSGPAEVLAVLEASDAFFALEEPLRGLQGLMENGQGEADAATVEEVEGLIGEVEGAGDVRSALAKARRELDEDEVDREAVMENYADALAEYEAQKAWRTEAAEVLPGVRAFVTTVRDTFGIRQQDRFTREQALAMARCAAEHRDVSLNF, encoded by the coding sequence ATGGAACTGTTTTTCCTTCTGCTGCTTATCGGCATCATGGCCGCAGCGCTGGGCTCGGGCTACCCCGTCGCCTTCGCGCTGCCGGGCGCCGCGATCATCACCATCGGGCTTGCCGCGCTGGCAGGATATCTGGGCGCAGGATCTACCGACGCCTACTTCCACTCGGGCGGACCGCAGCAATGGCTGACGGCGGGGGTGACGAACCTCCGAGGGGTCTATTGGGAGGTCGAGAGGGATACGCTCATCGCCATCCCGCTCTTCATCTTCATGGGCATCATGCTCCAGCGCTCGAAGATCGCCGAGGACCTTCTGGTCACCATGGCGCAGCTTTTCGGTCCTGTGCCCGGCGGTCTGGGCATCTCGGTCGTTTTCGTGGGTGCGCTTCTGGCCGCCACGACGGGGATCGTCGGCGCGACCGTGGTCGCGATGGGCATGATCTCTCTCCCCGCAATGCTGCGCTCGAACTACTCGACGCCGCTCGCCACCGGGACCATCGCGGCCTCGGGCACGCTGGGTCAGATCATCCCGCCCTCGATCGTGCTCATCATCCTCGCCGACCAGTTGGCCTCTGCCGCCGATCAGGCGTCGAACCTGCGCAAGTCGCTTTACACCGAGGCGACCGGCGACCTGCAGATGCCGTCGCTCTTCGACGTGTCCGGCACCTCGGCGGGCGAGATGTTCCTGGGCGCACTGGTGCCGGGCCTGCTGCTCGTCGCGATCTACATGATCTATATCCTCGTCTTCGCGGTGATCCGGCCCAAGGCCGCGCCCGCCGTGCATGACAAGACCCAGAAATGGGACCTCGCCTTCTGGGGCAGCGTGTTCCTGTCGCTCGTGCCGCCGCTCGCGCTCATCTTCCTCGTGCTCGGTTCGATCATCGGCGGCATCGCCACCGTGAACCAGGCCGGTGCCATCGGTGCGGCCGGTGCGCTCATCATGGCGTCCTACCGCCTGCCGAAACCGGGGACCCGGGCGCTCTTCGGTCCGGCTCTGGTCGCAATCCTCGCGCTGGTGCTCGTGGGTGTGGCCCTGTCGTTCTTCGAGATGAACGTGAAGTCCATCGACACGCCGCAGGACATGCTCGGCATCGCCATCGGCGCTTTCGCCACCGTGCTCCTCATCATCTCTCTGGCTTGGGCCGCGCTTCGCGCGATCCGGATCGAGGACACGCTTCAAGGCGTAATGCTGGAAACTGCGAAGACCACCTCGCTCGTCTTCATCATCCTTCTGGGCGCGGCGATGCTGACCGCCGCTTTCCGTGGCTTCGGCGGCGAAGAGTTGGTGCGCGAGTTCCTCAATGGCATGCCGGGCGGGTTCTGGACCCAGTTCTTCATCGTCATGGCGGTGATCTTCGTCCTCGGCTTCTTCCTCGACTTCATCGAGATCGCCGTTGTCGTGGTGCCGATTGTGGCGCCGATCCTTCTGTCCGACCCCGGCGCGAACGTTACCGCCGTCTGGCTTGGCGTGATGATCGGTCTCAACCTGCAAACGAGCTTCCTGACACCACCCTTCGGCTTCGCACTCTTCTACCTGAGGGGCGTGGCGCCGGCCGTGGTGCGCACGATGCAGATCTACAAGGGCGTCGTGCCCTTCATCGGGTTGCAGCTTCTTGCGCTGGTCATCGTGGGGACCTATCCGCCCCTCGTGAACTACCTGCCGAACCGGTCGAGCTTCCTGTCGGAAACCGCACCGCCGCCGCGTAACCCGAAACTGCAACTCTGCATCGAGGATTACGTCGGCGCCGAACTGGCCCGCGATCCCTCGACCTCGCAGGCCATCGAAGCCGCGCGTGCGCTCGATCTGTCGGTCTTGCCCGAGGATATGGCCGAGGACTTCGCCGACGGTGTGACCGCAGCGGAAGAGGCCGTCGCCGGCATGGCGGAGATCAAGGAAACCGACGACGCCGTGCTGGCGGCTGCGGTCGCCTATCGACCGGTCCAGACCCAGGTGCGGTCTCTCGAAAAGCAGATCCGCCGGATCGTCGAGGAACGTGACGTGAAAACGACGACGATCGGTCGCCTGCGCGGCGAGTCGTTCGAAGATCGCCGTGCGGAATTGCAGGCCGAGGTCGACGCGCTCGATGCCGAGATCGCTGCGCTCGAGACCCAGATTCCCGAGGACTGGGACGCGACGCACGATACCTTTGCGGAGCTGACCGCCGCCGAGGAAGACGCGCGCAATGCCTATCGCCGGTCGGCGGACGACGCCTACTCCGGTCCGGCCGAGGTTCTTGCCGTGCTGGAAGCGAGCGACGCCTTCTTTGCGCTCGAGGAACCTCTGCGCGGATTGCAAGGTCTCATGGAGAACGGGCAGGGCGAAGCCGACGCCGCAACCGTCGAGGAGGTCGAAGGCCTGATCGGTGAAGTGGAAGGCGCGGGCGATGTTCGCTCGGCGCTCGCCAAGGCCCGTCGCGAGCTTGACGAGGACGAGGTGGACCGCGAGGCCGTGATGGAAAACTACGCCGATGCGCTCGCCGAGTATGAAGCGCAGAAAGCGTGGCGGACGGAGGCGGCCGAGGTGCTGCCCGGGGTGCGCGCCTTCGTCACCACCGTGCGCGACACCTTCGGCATTCGCCAGCAGGACCGCTTCACCCGCGAACAGGCGCTCGCCATGGCGCGCTGCGCGGCGGAACACCGGGACGTGTCCCTCAACTTCTGA
- a CDS encoding DUF2484 family protein codes for MTPSLIAGCAWVLAACLIAPLPIRKQILPGTVLGLGGIALLFWIGAENGWLWTAVGLFAFGSLFRNGFKAIPALMRGEKLEIPDH; via the coding sequence ATGACCCCATCACTGATTGCCGGATGCGCCTGGGTGCTGGCCGCCTGTCTCATCGCGCCTTTGCCCATTCGAAAGCAGATCCTGCCGGGAACCGTTCTGGGTCTGGGCGGGATCGCGCTCCTGTTCTGGATCGGGGCCGAGAACGGCTGGCTCTGGACCGCCGTGGGGCTCTTTGCCTTCGGGTCGCTGTTTCGCAACGGGTTCAAGGCGATCCCGGCGCTGATGCGTGGCGAAAAGCTTGAAATTCCGGACCACTGA
- a CDS encoding TRAP transporter small permease subunit produces the protein MTEVFDHTEIPLHGKPAILQRLFGWIMLGVLAAFLVNNVLVVYFGFPGTATVTAEGGVLAMVQAALYAVGIAIAAVFVLITQDRSIRWDAHRIHMFNVYLIRALFWSVFFVGVVDAVIAFARVEDFFTPHLGQDTARALARANWVGPYIHAPLVVLAFIVALFTRTLGFTWLALLIVTAELLIVVSRFLFSYEQALMGDLVRYWYAALFLFASAYTLFDEGHVRVDILYAGMGRTRKGLFNAFGTILLGMTTVWVILAVGFGGRQSIINAPLANFEVSQAGPFGMFVKYQMALFIGLFGITMLIQFVSYFFDAVADARDEPGHREPAPSDAH, from the coding sequence ATGACTGAGGTCTTCGATCACACCGAGATTCCGCTGCACGGGAAACCCGCCATTCTCCAGCGTCTTTTCGGCTGGATCATGCTGGGCGTTCTCGCGGCGTTTCTCGTCAACAATGTTCTCGTCGTCTATTTTGGCTTCCCCGGCACGGCCACCGTCACCGCCGAGGGCGGTGTTCTGGCCATGGTGCAGGCCGCACTCTACGCGGTCGGGATCGCCATCGCCGCGGTCTTTGTCCTGATAACGCAGGACCGCTCGATCCGCTGGGACGCGCATCGCATCCACATGTTCAACGTCTACCTGATCCGGGCGCTCTTCTGGTCCGTGTTCTTCGTGGGGGTCGTCGATGCCGTCATCGCCTTTGCCCGGGTCGAGGATTTCTTCACCCCGCACTTAGGACAGGACACCGCCCGCGCGCTCGCCCGCGCCAATTGGGTCGGCCCCTATATCCACGCACCCCTCGTCGTGCTGGCCTTCATCGTAGCGCTCTTCACGCGCACGCTGGGCTTCACTTGGCTCGCGCTCCTCATCGTCACCGCCGAGCTGCTCATCGTGGTGAGCCGATTCCTCTTCTCCTACGAACAGGCGCTCATGGGCGACCTCGTGCGCTACTGGTATGCTGCGCTCTTCCTCTTCGCGTCGGCCTATACGCTTTTTGACGAAGGACATGTGCGGGTGGACATCCTCTATGCGGGCATGGGACGCACGCGAAAAGGGCTCTTCAACGCTTTCGGAACCATCCTGCTGGGGATGACGACGGTCTGGGTGATCCTCGCCGTCGGCTTCGGCGGCAGGCAGTCGATCATCAATGCGCCGCTCGCCAACTTCGAGGTAAGCCAGGCCGGACCTTTCGGCATGTTCGTGAAATACCAGATGGCGCTTTTCATCGGACTTTTCGGGATCACCATGCTCATCCAGTTCGTGAGCTACTTCTTCGACGCCGTCGCCGATGCGCGCGACGAACCGGGCCACCGTGAACCGGCCCCATCCGACGCGCATTAA
- a CDS encoding cell division protein FtsQ/DivIB, translating to MKPGFLSRRRAQTSIRRDPAPSRWAYRIHRMWLTPFYRILLRVGLPVFLVAAVTFGYISNPANRTAITDKVADVRESIEGRPEFAVKLMAIEGASPVVDGAVRDLLPIDFPVSSFDLDLDAMQARVASLDVIEHVSLRVRPGGVLEVSVTEREPAVLWRRAGGIDMLDATGHRVASVTERAARPELPMIAGQGADERVREALAILDAAGPITPRIRGLVRIGERRWDIVLDRGQTIQLPEVAPVAALEQVLALDEAQDLLGRDITTVDMRTPARPTLRMTEPAVAELRTIRSQTTGASPR from the coding sequence ATGAAACCCGGCTTCCTGTCCCGCCGCCGGGCGCAGACCTCGATCCGCCGCGATCCGGCGCCCTCGCGCTGGGCCTACCGCATCCACCGCATGTGGCTCACGCCCTTCTACCGCATCCTGCTGCGCGTGGGGCTCCCGGTGTTTCTGGTCGCTGCGGTCACCTTCGGCTACATTTCCAACCCCGCGAACCGGACGGCCATCACCGACAAGGTGGCTGACGTGCGCGAGTCTATCGAGGGCCGCCCCGAGTTCGCCGTCAAGCTCATGGCCATCGAAGGGGCCTCGCCCGTGGTGGACGGAGCGGTGCGCGACCTTCTTCCTATAGACTTTCCGGTGTCTTCTTTCGACCTCGACCTTGATGCCATGCAGGCGCGCGTCGCCTCGCTCGACGTGATCGAGCATGTCTCGCTTCGTGTCCGGCCCGGCGGGGTGCTCGAGGTCTCCGTGACCGAGCGGGAACCCGCGGTTCTTTGGCGCCGAGCGGGCGGGATCGATATGCTGGACGCGACCGGCCACCGCGTCGCCTCGGTCACCGAACGCGCGGCGCGACCGGAGCTTCCCATGATCGCGGGGCAGGGCGCCGACGAGAGGGTGCGCGAGGCGCTCGCCATACTCGATGCCGCCGGCCCCATCACCCCGCGCATCCGCGGGCTCGTCCGGATCGGAGAACGGCGCTGGGACATCGTGCTCGACCGCGGCCAGACCATCCAGTTGCCCGAGGTCGCGCCCGTTGCCGCCCTTGAACAGGTCCTTGCCCTCGACGAGGCACAGGACCTTCTGGGCCGCGACATCACCACCGTGGACATGCGCACCCCCGCGCGGCCCACGCTCCGCATGACGGAACCCGCCGTCGCCGAACTTCGCACAATCCGCAGCCAGACCACCGGAGCCTCCCCCCGATGA
- a CDS encoding DUF1036 domain-containing protein, with amino-acid sequence MKTLYLLAALGLAPTAALAELRFCNDTDEVVSVAVGYKGAQDWTSEGWWNVDPGDCKGVTVGDGPKTHYYYRVEARGITFEHEAYMFCTIDEEFTIVGDTDCDARGYDREEFVEIAMEGADDHTVTFSATEDPAQVGTGPATDRTANAAGSGGDTGSAQTETGGAALLRNVLRTSPEVETAPGGTYGEPFTITGLFSHCDVLDAGINCYFIHDGWIYTASSYNHTSTVLLEDLNTRELNTTMLFTGDLSSYEGKEAEIVLTSYFETASDGFESERAALQGFWKSADDSQFEVVIHGSSYEEVYEGIPDVPAMMQFMQGCPDAPGDGVAFQLVTPDGLDDRCFFVSYVDDNAFELIYAGRGNTLAFVRN; translated from the coding sequence ATGAAGACGCTTTACTTGCTGGCTGCGCTGGGTCTCGCACCGACCGCCGCCCTGGCCGAGCTTCGCTTTTGCAACGACACGGACGAGGTCGTCTCGGTCGCCGTGGGCTACAAGGGCGCGCAGGACTGGACCTCGGAGGGGTGGTGGAACGTGGACCCCGGCGACTGCAAGGGCGTCACCGTGGGCGACGGTCCCAAGACGCACTACTATTACCGGGTCGAAGCGCGAGGCATCACCTTCGAGCACGAAGCCTATATGTTCTGCACGATCGACGAGGAGTTCACCATCGTCGGGGACACGGACTGCGACGCGCGGGGCTACGACCGAGAGGAGTTCGTGGAGATCGCGATGGAGGGGGCGGACGACCACACCGTCACCTTCTCGGCCACCGAGGACCCGGCCCAGGTCGGCACCGGACCGGCCACGGACCGCACGGCAAACGCGGCCGGCAGCGGCGGTGACACCGGGTCTGCCCAGACCGAAACCGGCGGCGCGGCCCTGCTTCGTAACGTCTTGCGCACTTCGCCCGAAGTCGAGACCGCGCCCGGCGGCACCTATGGCGAGCCCTTCACCATCACCGGGCTTTTCAGCCACTGCGACGTGCTCGACGCAGGGATCAATTGTTACTTCATCCATGATGGCTGGATCTATACGGCGTCCAGTTACAACCACACCTCCACCGTGCTGCTCGAGGACCTCAATACGCGCGAGTTGAACACGACCATGCTCTTCACCGGGGATCTCTCCTCCTACGAAGGCAAGGAAGCCGAGATCGTGCTGACAAGCTATTTCGAGACCGCGTCGGACGGCTTCGAGAGCGAGCGCGCGGCGCTCCAAGGGTTCTGGAAATCCGCGGACGACAGCCAGTTCGAAGTCGTCATTCACGGCTCCTCCTATGAGGAGGTCTACGAAGGCATCCCGGACGTGCCCGCGATGATGCAGTTCATGCAAGGTTGCCCGGATGCACCCGGTGACGGCGTCGCGTTCCAATTGGTCACACCAGACGGGCTCGACGACCGCTGCTTCTTCGTGTCCTACGTGGACGACAACGCCTTCGAGCTGATCTACGCGGGGCGCGGGAACACCCTGGCCTTCGTCAGGAATTGA
- a CDS encoding D-alanine--D-alanine ligase, which yields MGDASRQALKVAVLKGGPSAEREVSLSSGRECAAALRGEGYEVVELDAGPDLVTRLSEISPDVVFNALHGRWGEDGCVQGILEWLKIPYTHSGVLASSMAMDKEVTKVILRNAGLPLTASVLARKAEIEAAHVMDPPYVVKPFNEGSSVGVYIVNEGANTPPKLSDDMPERLMVEAYIPGRELTTTVMGDRALGVTDIISDGWYDYHAKYSVGGSRHEIPADIPAAITEACLDYALRAHEALGCRGISRTDFRWDEAMGLDGLIILEVNTQPGMTPTSLAPEQAAHAGLTFGQFCRWLVEDASCNR from the coding sequence GTGGGCGATGCGAGCAGGCAGGCCCTCAAAGTCGCGGTACTGAAAGGTGGACCTTCCGCAGAGCGGGAGGTGTCCTTGTCGTCTGGGCGCGAATGCGCCGCCGCGTTGAGGGGCGAAGGGTACGAGGTGGTCGAGCTTGACGCTGGCCCCGATCTCGTCACGCGTCTGTCCGAGATTTCCCCCGATGTCGTCTTCAACGCCCTTCATGGCCGCTGGGGCGAAGATGGCTGCGTGCAGGGTATCCTCGAGTGGCTGAAGATCCCCTACACACACTCCGGCGTTCTCGCCTCGTCCATGGCGATGGACAAGGAAGTGACCAAGGTCATCCTGCGCAACGCGGGCCTGCCGCTTACCGCCTCGGTTCTGGCTCGGAAGGCCGAGATCGAGGCTGCCCATGTGATGGACCCGCCCTATGTGGTGAAGCCCTTCAACGAAGGTTCTTCCGTTGGCGTCTACATCGTGAACGAAGGCGCTAACACGCCGCCCAAGCTGTCGGACGACATGCCCGAGCGGCTGATGGTCGAGGCCTATATTCCCGGACGCGAGCTGACGACCACCGTCATGGGCGATCGTGCGCTCGGCGTGACCGATATCATCTCGGACGGCTGGTATGACTACCATGCCAAGTATTCCGTCGGCGGATCGCGCCACGAAATCCCGGCCGACATTCCCGCCGCCATCACCGAGGCCTGCCTCGACTATGCCCTGCGCGCGCATGAGGCGCTGGGGTGCCGGGGCATTTCGCGCACCGATTTCCGCTGGGACGAGGCGATGGGACTCGACGGGCTCATCATTCTGGAGGTGAACACCCAGCCGGGGATGACGCCCACGTCGCTGGCGCCGGAACAGGCCGCCCATGCGGGACTTACCTTCGGGCAATTCTGCCGCTGGCTGGTGGAGGACGCGTCTTGCAACCGTTGA
- a CDS encoding ChrR family anti-sigma-E factor: MTMNVTHHISDAVMAAYATGSLSQAFSLVVATHVSMCDDCRAALEAHEAAGGVVLDGIGETALTGNLRARVMAALDDPAERFDMEAPAIDAFDVYPAPVAQALRGQGPKWKRLGGGVRQCILSADNEGSARLLYIPAGRPVPEHTHGGLELTLVLQGGFSDATGHFGVGDVEQADGDLEHIPTADEGVDCICLAATDAPLRFHGLVPRILQPFFAI; this comes from the coding sequence ATGACGATGAACGTCACGCACCATATTTCCGACGCCGTGATGGCGGCCTATGCGACGGGTTCGCTGTCGCAAGCGTTTTCGCTTGTCGTGGCGACGCATGTGTCGATGTGCGACGACTGTCGCGCCGCGCTCGAGGCGCATGAAGCAGCGGGAGGCGTCGTGCTCGACGGGATCGGGGAGACCGCCCTGACCGGCAATCTGCGCGCCCGGGTGATGGCAGCGCTCGACGACCCGGCGGAGCGGTTCGACATGGAAGCGCCGGCGATCGATGCCTTCGACGTCTATCCCGCCCCGGTGGCGCAGGCGCTCAGGGGGCAGGGACCCAAGTGGAAACGGCTAGGGGGTGGCGTGCGCCAATGCATCCTCTCGGCAGACAACGAAGGATCGGCGCGCCTTCTCTATATCCCCGCCGGGCGTCCGGTCCCGGAGCATACCCACGGCGGGCTGGAATTGACGCTGGTGCTTCAAGGAGGCTTCTCGGATGCAACCGGGCACTTCGGGGTCGGCGACGTCGAACAGGCGGACGGGGATCTCGAGCATATTCCGACGGCGGATGAAGGCGTGGACTGCATCTGTCTCGCCGCCACCGACGCGCCCCTGCGGTTCCATGGGCTGGTGCCCCGGATCCTGCAGCCCTTCTTCGCGATCTGA
- a CDS encoding TRAP transporter substrate-binding protein, whose protein sequence is MERRKFLKGAAIGAAGSALAAPAIAQGAKTMTIVSTWPRDMPGLGVSAQRLAARITELSEGAIQTEYYAAGERVGALDVFDEVANGNSQAYIGADYYWTGKHPGLAYFTAVPFGMTFAEINAWCAFGEGRALWDELQDQFGLYGIPAGNTGTQAGGWFNKEIESADDLKGLKMRIPGQGGQVMSKLGASTVSLPGGQIYENLVSGSIDATEWVGPYNDYFMKFYEAAKYYYTGGMHEPGAQLSLTSNKSWWSSLTDTERAIISAAAAEENAASYYEAVALNGEYLQRLQDEQGVEVRSFNEDVWDAMGEAAMEVFEEAAAFDDLASRINDSMQKAMRQYGRGVALFEGQFVENRNRIFDIG, encoded by the coding sequence ATGGAACGTCGGAAGTTTCTGAAGGGTGCCGCAATCGGCGCCGCTGGGTCTGCGCTTGCCGCTCCGGCCATCGCTCAGGGTGCCAAGACCATGACCATCGTGTCGACCTGGCCCCGTGACATGCCGGGTCTGGGCGTCTCGGCCCAGCGTCTCGCAGCACGGATCACCGAACTGTCGGAAGGCGCCATTCAGACCGAATACTACGCCGCTGGCGAACGTGTGGGCGCGCTGGACGTGTTCGACGAAGTCGCGAACGGCAACTCGCAGGCTTACATCGGTGCCGACTACTACTGGACCGGCAAGCACCCGGGTCTCGCCTATTTCACCGCCGTTCCCTTCGGCATGACCTTTGCCGAGATCAACGCCTGGTGCGCCTTCGGTGAAGGCCGCGCGCTGTGGGACGAGCTTCAGGACCAGTTCGGCCTCTACGGGATCCCGGCCGGCAACACCGGCACCCAGGCCGGCGGCTGGTTCAACAAGGAAATCGAAAGCGCCGACGACCTCAAGGGTCTGAAGATGCGTATTCCGGGCCAGGGCGGTCAGGTCATGTCCAAGCTCGGCGCCTCGACCGTGTCGCTGCCGGGCGGCCAGATCTATGAAAACCTCGTCTCCGGTTCGATCGACGCGACCGAGTGGGTGGGTCCGTACAACGACTACTTCATGAAATTCTACGAAGCAGCCAAGTACTACTACACCGGCGGCATGCACGAGCCTGGCGCCCAGCTTTCGCTCACCTCGAACAAGTCGTGGTGGTCGTCGCTGACCGACACCGAGCGCGCCATCATCTCGGCCGCCGCCGCCGAAGAGAACGCCGCTTCCTACTATGAAGCCGTCGCGCTCAACGGTGAATACCTGCAGAGACTGCAGGACGAACAAGGCGTCGAAGTCCGCTCGTTCAACGAAGACGTGTGGGACGCCATGGGCGAAGCCGCGATGGAAGTCTTCGAAGAAGCTGCCGCCTTCGACGATCTGGCCTCCCGCATCAACGACTCGATGCAAAAGGCCATGCGCCAGTATGGCCGCGGTGTCGCGCTCTTCGAAGGCCAGTTCGTCGAGAACCGCAACCGCATCTTCGACATCGGCTGA
- the murB gene encoding UDP-N-acetylmuramate dehydrogenase has protein sequence MTQSLPQPRGALTPDRDLSSLTWMRVGGPADWLFQPADMDDLADFLAALDPSVPVFPMGVGSNLIVRDGGIRGVVIRLGRGFNEIGVAGQMVSAGAAALDAHVAKKAAADGVDLTFLRTIPGSIGGAARMNAGCYGTYMADVFREAEAVTRSGERVTLTPADMKFAYRQTELPPDMIITRVTMAGPAGDPDALEARMTEQLAKRDASQPTKDRTAGSTFRNPAGYSSTGQADDTHELKAWKVIQDAGMRGARLGGAVMNEMHANFLTNAGGATAADLENLGEAVRKKVYETSGLTLQWEIMRVGEPGKE, from the coding sequence ATGACCCAGTCTCTGCCTCAACCCCGCGGGGCGCTCACGCCCGACCGTGACCTGTCCTCGCTCACATGGATGCGCGTGGGCGGGCCTGCGGACTGGTTATTCCAACCTGCGGACATGGACGATCTGGCGGACTTTCTTGCGGCGCTCGACCCTTCGGTGCCGGTCTTTCCCATGGGCGTTGGCTCCAACCTGATCGTGCGGGACGGCGGCATCCGGGGCGTGGTGATCCGTCTCGGGCGGGGGTTCAACGAGATCGGCGTCGCCGGGCAGATGGTGAGCGCGGGGGCCGCCGCGCTCGATGCCCATGTGGCGAAGAAGGCGGCGGCGGACGGCGTAGACCTCACCTTCCTGCGCACGATCCCCGGCTCGATCGGCGGGGCCGCGCGGATGAACGCCGGGTGCTACGGCACCTATATGGCTGACGTCTTTCGCGAGGCAGAAGCGGTCACGCGGTCGGGCGAGCGGGTGACGCTCACGCCCGCGGACATGAAATTCGCCTACCGCCAGACGGAGCTTCCACCCGATATGATCATCACGCGGGTTACGATGGCGGGGCCGGCGGGTGATCCTGACGCGCTCGAGGCGCGGATGACCGAGCAGCTTGCGAAACGGGATGCAAGCCAGCCGACCAAGGATCGCACGGCGGGATCGACCTTTCGCAACCCTGCGGGCTATTCCTCGACAGGGCAGGCGGACGATACCCATGAACTGAAGGCCTGGAAGGTGATCCAGGACGCCGGGATGCGCGGGGCACGGCTGGGCGGGGCCGTGATGAACGAGATGCACGCGAACTTCCTGACCAACGCCGGGGGCGCCACGGCAGCCGACCTCGAAAATCTGGGCGAAGCCGTGCGAAAAAAGGTTTACGAAACCAGTGGCCTGACCCTACAATGGGAAATCATGCGGGTCGGAGAACCCGGCAAAGAATGA